A stretch of the Phycisphaerae bacterium genome encodes the following:
- a CDS encoding alpha-L-fucosidase, whose protein sequence is MSDALARPTPQQIAWHDGEIGMFVHFDVPVYANTQGGTGVEGNFDLTQFNPSELDTEQWCDVAESIGAEYIIHVAKHYSGFCNWQTDSTDYSIRNTPWRGGKGDIVADLAESCRNRGLGLGIYLSPGDQHHGALPGGVCPNRDAQSRYNDIYRRQLTELLTKYGPIMELWFDGSIVVPIEDIVEEHAPGVICFQGPCANIRWPGSEKGILPYPAWNAVKKRDAVTGKVTAVHGTPDGDCWLPLEVDTPIRDHFWFHNDGGEQYLKSLQQLIDVYYQSVGYGGVLLLNSNPDRSGLIPAADAARAAEFGAEIRKRFACPLAEVAGNGDEVLLPLARPEMVDHVVIMEDIRNGERIRQYVIEGLTEGGWRELCTGSAVGHKKIDCFEPKTVSSIRFRCMEKAGPVSVKKLAAYSVGSVPLFDKDSLSLVNPISVADLEIAPGSKEYTVDLTAACRIPQRYEVELFSHSSHGGFRVVQAELLVDGTSKSDAIVPMSSDKVLDLKITDWCPTKILLRMRIEADIHLAASVMVR, encoded by the coding sequence ATGAGCGATGCACTGGCCAGACCTACACCACAGCAGATCGCGTGGCATGATGGTGAAATCGGCATGTTCGTCCACTTTGACGTGCCGGTATACGCCAACACCCAAGGCGGAACCGGCGTGGAAGGTAATTTCGACCTCACGCAATTCAATCCGTCCGAACTTGATACTGAACAATGGTGCGACGTGGCCGAGAGTATCGGCGCCGAATATATTATTCATGTTGCCAAGCATTACAGCGGCTTCTGTAACTGGCAGACCGACTCGACCGACTATTCAATCCGAAACACTCCGTGGCGCGGAGGAAAGGGCGACATTGTCGCCGATCTTGCGGAGAGTTGCCGGAACAGGGGCTTGGGATTGGGCATCTATCTCAGTCCCGGCGACCAGCATCATGGAGCATTGCCCGGCGGTGTATGCCCGAACCGCGACGCGCAATCACGCTATAACGACATCTACAGGCGGCAGCTTACGGAACTGCTGACGAAATACGGCCCGATCATGGAGCTGTGGTTTGACGGCAGCATCGTCGTTCCCATAGAGGATATCGTCGAAGAGCATGCTCCCGGCGTGATATGCTTTCAGGGGCCTTGTGCGAATATTCGATGGCCTGGAAGCGAAAAAGGGATCCTCCCGTACCCGGCATGGAATGCGGTGAAAAAGCGGGACGCCGTGACGGGAAAGGTGACGGCGGTCCACGGCACGCCGGATGGTGACTGCTGGTTGCCGCTCGAGGTGGATACGCCCATACGCGATCATTTCTGGTTCCATAACGACGGCGGCGAGCAGTATCTCAAAAGTCTCCAGCAGTTGATCGACGTGTACTACCAATCCGTCGGCTATGGCGGAGTGCTGCTTTTGAACAGCAATCCCGATAGGAGCGGACTCATACCCGCCGCCGATGCCGCCAGGGCGGCGGAGTTTGGAGCGGAGATAAGGAAACGTTTTGCCTGCCCGCTGGCGGAAGTGGCCGGAAACGGCGACGAGGTGCTTCTACCCCTTGCCCGACCGGAAATGGTCGACCATGTCGTTATCATGGAAGATATCCGTAATGGCGAGAGAATACGCCAGTACGTGATTGAGGGCCTGACGGAGGGCGGCTGGCGGGAATTGTGCACGGGCAGCGCGGTGGGACACAAGAAAATAGACTGCTTCGAACCGAAAACGGTGTCGTCCATACGGTTCAGGTGCATGGAAAAGGCCGGTCCCGTTTCCGTGAAGAAACTTGCTGCTTATTCTGTCGGGTCCGTTCCACTCTTTGACAAAGACAGCCTGTCGCTTGTGAATCCGATCTCGGTTGCGGATCTGGAAATAGCCCCGGGCAGTAAGGAATACACCGTTGATCTTACTGCCGCGTGCCGCATCCCCCAGAGGTATGAAGTGGAGTTGTTCTCGCATAGCAGCCATGGAGGGTTTAGGGTCGTACAGGCGGAACTGCTGGTCGACGGGACAAGCAAATCCGACGCGATCGTCCCAATGAGCTCCGATAAGGTGCTCGATCTGAAAATCACGGATTGGTGTCCCACGAAAATACTGCTTCGTATGAGAATCGAAGCCGATATCCATCTTGCGGCAAGCGTGATGGTGAGATGA
- a CDS encoding SGNH/GDSL hydrolase family protein yields the protein MNEDYVCDPAWAAFGIGPKSSITPEDEVLIDYRYSLRRIDSLVRTADGEELIVEGKSELVVAKPPALAEGQTRLANIVVDFHSDGKSNVQVLPLAETAAEAQTASTPGRLPKATAKIRAGQPLTIVCWGDSVTCGGDATPGNRYPEVLEKMLKEKFPDAPIAVNVIAIGGSNSRQWLYPGDDQFKGQFDRIVAAKPDVVTIEFVNDFYGLGDPKDFDPTYEEILKRFRAIDAEIVLITPHFVHGMPRDHDNRPYVANLKRFAEKHDLALADASARWAHLWREGLPYITLLANNWNHPDDRGHRLFAEELIKCFEP from the coding sequence GTGAATGAGGACTACGTGTGTGATCCGGCGTGGGCGGCATTTGGCATCGGCCCCAAATCGTCGATCACGCCGGAGGATGAGGTCCTGATCGACTACCGCTATTCCCTTCGCCGCATCGACTCCCTCGTTCGCACCGCCGACGGTGAGGAACTCATCGTCGAAGGCAAGAGCGAGCTGGTCGTGGCCAAGCCGCCGGCCCTGGCTGAGGGGCAGACCCGCCTGGCCAACATCGTCGTCGACTTCCACAGCGACGGCAAGAGCAACGTGCAGGTCCTTCCGCTCGCTGAGACCGCTGCGGAGGCCCAGACCGCCAGCACGCCGGGCCGACTGCCCAAGGCGACGGCCAAGATCAGAGCCGGCCAGCCGCTGACCATCGTGTGTTGGGGCGACAGCGTTACCTGCGGAGGCGACGCCACACCCGGCAACCGGTATCCGGAAGTCCTCGAGAAGATGCTCAAGGAGAAGTTCCCTGACGCTCCGATCGCCGTTAACGTCATCGCCATCGGTGGCTCCAACTCGCGCCAGTGGCTGTACCCCGGCGACGACCAGTTCAAGGGGCAGTTCGACCGGATTGTGGCCGCCAAGCCCGACGTGGTCACCATCGAGTTCGTCAACGACTTCTACGGTTTGGGTGATCCGAAGGATTTCGATCCGACGTACGAGGAGATTCTCAAACGCTTCCGGGCGATCGACGCCGAGATCGTCCTGATCACGCCGCACTTCGTCCATGGCATGCCGCGCGACCACGACAACCGGCCGTATGTGGCCAACCTCAAGCGATTCGCTGAGAAGCACGACCTCGCCCTCGCCGACGCCTCCGCCCGATGGGCCCACCTGTGGCGCGAGGGGTTGCCGTACATCACGCTGCTGGCGAACAACTGGAACCATCCGGACGACCGCGGCCATCGACTCTTCGCCGAGGAACTCATCAAGTGCTTTGAACCGTAG
- a CDS encoding substrate-binding domain-containing protein: MGKRQESKRLDEREAVIDPAVRDPMHTQVRTHILHLIGQRGLRAGQKLPSIRRLSDLTGVGRGTIARAVAQMTDEGIFVSQPCKGVYLADADPAGRPAPLRTIYCLSGAREGLNTASEYVGHSPFWAQVLRSVRRSVLGCDPAIRLRIAFLGAFLKEDDATPRRRNWREIGLLILGDPAPGELSRIVGLGASAVQIHGISRSPNVPSVRIDSAAGIEALVDHLASLGHRRICYCGLGNRHRRSGPDDSGRPMTQEYEKYKGFARAMTRRGLPFDPETSCCECFLGLEEGYQAAQTVLKCSDRPTAIIAINDETAIGAMRAVADAGLRIPRDISVAAFDNIDASRYAIPSLTTVDSRMDELGQLAVASLLALHDQGTYQDRVLKPDVIVRESTAAIRE; encoded by the coding sequence ATGGGAAAACGACAGGAGAGCAAACGCCTGGACGAAAGGGAAGCGGTGATCGACCCGGCGGTGCGGGACCCGATGCACACCCAGGTTCGGACCCACATTCTGCACCTGATCGGTCAGCGGGGGCTCAGGGCGGGCCAGAAGCTGCCGTCGATCCGCCGGCTCAGCGATTTGACCGGGGTGGGCCGGGGAACGATTGCCCGGGCGGTGGCCCAGATGACCGATGAGGGCATCTTCGTGAGCCAGCCGTGCAAGGGCGTGTACCTCGCCGACGCCGACCCGGCCGGGCGGCCGGCCCCGCTGCGGACCATCTACTGCCTCTCCGGCGCGCGGGAGGGCCTGAACACCGCCTCCGAATACGTCGGGCACAGCCCGTTCTGGGCGCAGGTGCTCCGCAGCGTTCGGCGGTCAGTGCTCGGTTGCGACCCGGCGATCCGGCTTCGCATCGCCTTTCTCGGCGCCTTTCTGAAAGAGGACGACGCGACCCCGCGCCGGCGGAACTGGCGCGAGATTGGGCTCCTGATCCTGGGTGATCCGGCGCCCGGAGAGCTCTCGCGGATCGTCGGGCTCGGGGCCTCGGCAGTGCAGATCCACGGGATCAGCCGCTCGCCCAACGTGCCCTCGGTCCGGATCGACAGCGCAGCGGGCATCGAGGCGCTGGTCGATCACCTCGCCTCGCTGGGACATCGGCGGATCTGCTACTGCGGGCTGGGCAACCGCCACAGAAGAAGCGGACCGGACGACTCCGGCCGGCCGATGACCCAGGAGTACGAGAAGTACAAAGGATTCGCTCGGGCAATGACCCGGCGCGGACTGCCGTTCGACCCGGAAACATCATGCTGCGAGTGCTTCCTGGGGCTGGAGGAAGGCTACCAGGCCGCACAGACCGTCTTGAAATGCTCTGACCGCCCTACCGCGATCATCGCCATCAACGACGAGACGGCGATCGGGGCGATGCGGGCGGTCGCGGACGCCGGCCTTCGCATCCCGCGGGATATCTCGGTGGCTGCGTTTGACAACATCGACGCGTCCCGATACGCCATCCCGTCGCTGACCACGGTGGACAGCCGGATGGATGAGCTGGGACAACTGGCCGTCGCGTCCCTTCTGGCCCTGCACGACCAGGGGACGTATCAGGATCGAGTGCTCAAGCCGGATGTGATCGTCCGCGAGTCGACAGCGGCGATACGAGAATAA
- a CDS encoding zinc-binding dehydrogenase: MEVTAPHQVRIDEAPIPEPGEGELLVRVRACGVDWPTFRHVIEGEGTSYPANGFNNLGLAHEGSGEVVAVGHGVARFRPGDRVSYLGPGFQEYAAVRQEYCGKLPEGVAYLDLLGEPMAVMHHSAGKVRLEPNATLVVFGAGYMGLGLIHLLARRGYGRIIAIDTNDLRLDLARRMGARWTIDAAKEDAPAAIVKLTNATGADLAIEATGAADVLERIHEAVRPGGTVLVHGWFGGPRQVVLERWHVQDLTFIFSHPAPHEIYGRLIEEVGAEVAARKIDLTPLITHRLSLDDVPRLEESVRSSADYVKGVVEVKA, from the coding sequence GTGGAGGTAACAGCCCCGCACCAGGTGCGAATCGACGAAGCGCCGATCCCGGAGCCGGGCGAGGGCGAACTGCTGGTGCGGGTGCGGGCCTGCGGAGTGGACTGGCCGACGTTCCGGCACGTGATCGAAGGCGAAGGGACCAGCTACCCCGCCAACGGCTTTAACAACCTGGGCCTGGCCCACGAGGGATCGGGCGAGGTGGTCGCCGTCGGCCACGGCGTGGCGCGCTTCCGGCCCGGCGACCGCGTCTCATACCTGGGTCCGGGTTTCCAGGAGTACGCCGCGGTCCGTCAGGAATACTGCGGCAAGTTGCCCGAAGGCGTAGCGTACCTCGACCTGCTGGGCGAACCGATGGCCGTGATGCACCACTCAGCCGGCAAGGTCCGGCTTGAGCCGAACGCGACCCTGGTGGTCTTCGGAGCCGGTTACATGGGGTTGGGACTGATCCACCTCCTGGCCCGCCGTGGATACGGGCGGATCATCGCAATCGACACCAACGATCTGCGGCTCGACCTGGCCAGACGGATGGGAGCGAGGTGGACGATCGACGCGGCGAAAGAGGATGCACCAGCCGCCATCGTCAAGCTCACGAACGCGACCGGAGCCGATCTGGCCATCGAGGCGACGGGCGCAGCCGATGTGCTGGAACGAATCCACGAGGCGGTCCGACCGGGCGGAACCGTGCTGGTGCACGGATGGTTCGGCGGACCCAGACAGGTCGTTCTGGAAAGGTGGCACGTGCAAGACCTGACCTTCATCTTTTCGCACCCGGCACCACACGAGATCTACGGCCGGCTCATCGAGGAAGTCGGCGCCGAGGTGGCGGCAAGGAAGATCGACCTGACGCCGCTGATCACGCACCGCCTCAGCCTGGACGACGTACCACGTCTGGAGGAAAGCGTGCGAAGCTCAGCGGACTACGTCAAGGGCGTGGTGGAGGTAAAGGCATGA
- a CDS encoding sugar phosphate isomerase/epimerase has translation MKLTAATFAFNRAFEAKQMDIGGYIEACAKIGFDGIELNDGYLLKDPISPAEIKRRATTLGLDIAAVAIESVFVRNSDEEIAREKQNILDWLEKAYFLGSPILRVNTGQMVNTLETLTNRTVTWEQVRRWVVETYRNVVRRAERLGIVIAMENHYGATRTADDTLEVVRAVDSPWFKVNIDTGNFYEDIRYGDDFVQHPEILDRARPFEDIYAGIDKLCPEMVYCHAKIYRLDEAEQDDRLLDYSRIVETFHRHGYRGYVSIENFSQEDPLQIVPRATAMLKRKLRALSGTP, from the coding sequence ATGAAACTGACCGCGGCGACGTTCGCGTTCAATCGGGCGTTCGAAGCGAAGCAGATGGACATCGGCGGCTACATCGAAGCCTGCGCTAAGATCGGCTTTGACGGCATCGAACTCAACGACGGCTACCTGCTCAAGGACCCGATATCACCAGCCGAAATCAAGCGCCGGGCCACCACCCTCGGTCTGGACATCGCCGCCGTCGCCATCGAATCGGTGTTCGTGCGGAACAGCGACGAGGAGATCGCCCGCGAAAAACAGAACATCCTCGACTGGCTGGAGAAGGCCTACTTCCTGGGTTCGCCGATCCTGCGGGTCAACACCGGCCAGATGGTCAATACGCTCGAGACCCTCACGAACCGAACCGTAACGTGGGAACAGGTCCGCCGGTGGGTCGTCGAAACCTACCGCAACGTGGTCCGCCGCGCCGAGCGGCTGGGCATTGTCATCGCAATGGAGAATCACTATGGCGCCACGCGAACCGCCGACGACACGCTGGAGGTCGTACGGGCGGTCGACTCGCCGTGGTTCAAGGTCAATATCGACACCGGCAACTTCTACGAGGACATCCGCTACGGCGATGACTTCGTGCAGCATCCTGAAATCCTGGACCGAGCCCGGCCATTCGAAGACATCTATGCGGGCATCGACAAGCTGTGCCCGGAGATGGTCTACTGCCACGCCAAAATCTATCGCCTCGACGAGGCGGAACAGGACGACCGCCTGCTCGACTACAGCCGAATCGTCGAAACCTTCCACCGCCACGGCTACCGCGGATACGTGTCAATCGAGAATTTTTCCCAAGAAGACCCGCTCCAAATCGTACCGCGGGCAACGGCCATGTTGAAACGCAAGCTTCGGGCGCTTTCCGGCACACCCTGA
- a CDS encoding GntR family transcriptional regulator has product MADNLKTKAYNHIRHGLLMGQWAEGAFFSTGKVAKLIGMSYTPVREAIIQLESEGLVETVTNRGIRQRRLSRDELQEKFELRILLESGAAKLAAQKVTPQELAELRTNLLDHLNSLRQYRRKIGYPQDNPAPIPPASITTDPDLRNIYQLNIYFHLTIIRAARNQQLAKLVGDLHILTQVLRTHVVLPGQNYIKQIARDYGFHRRIFRALERHDADQAYFWIERHVTNAMKHHMAVFDYLQQLQTSVITQAFEVPDVLIHPMRQTEQNIAATPPDEENPGGTSAE; this is encoded by the coding sequence ATGGCCGACAACCTGAAAACCAAAGCGTATAACCATATCCGTCATGGGCTGTTGATGGGCCAGTGGGCGGAGGGCGCCTTCTTTTCCACCGGCAAGGTCGCCAAACTGATTGGAATGAGCTATACGCCGGTGCGAGAGGCCATCATTCAACTGGAGAGCGAGGGACTGGTCGAAACCGTGACGAATCGGGGGATTCGCCAGCGCCGGCTTTCTCGCGACGAACTCCAGGAAAAATTCGAGTTGCGTATCCTGCTGGAGAGCGGAGCGGCCAAGCTGGCGGCTCAAAAGGTCACGCCGCAGGAACTGGCGGAACTCCGAACAAATCTGCTCGACCATTTGAATTCCCTGCGGCAGTACCGTCGAAAGATCGGATATCCCCAGGACAACCCGGCTCCGATCCCGCCGGCGTCCATTACCACCGATCCGGATCTGAGGAACATCTATCAACTCAATATCTACTTCCATCTGACGATCATTCGGGCCGCCCGAAACCAGCAGTTGGCCAAACTGGTGGGCGATCTCCATATCCTGACCCAGGTGCTTCGCACGCACGTCGTGCTTCCCGGCCAGAACTACATCAAACAGATCGCCCGCGACTATGGATTTCACCGCCGAATCTTCCGGGCCCTGGAACGACACGACGCCGATCAGGCCTATTTCTGGATCGAACGGCACGTCACCAACGCCATGAAGCATCACATGGCGGTCTTTGACTACCTGCAGCAGCTCCAGACCTCGGTGATCACCCAGGCCTTCGAGGTGCCGGACGTGCTGATTCACCCGATGCGGCAGACCGAACAGAACATTGCGGCCACTCCGCCAGATGAGGAGAATCCCGGCGGAACGTCCGCCGAATAA
- a CDS encoding PEP-CTERM sorting domain-containing protein (PEP-CTERM proteins occur, often in large numbers, in the proteomes of bacteria that also encode an exosortase, a predicted intramembrane cysteine proteinase. The presence of a PEP-CTERM domain at a protein's C-terminus predicts cleavage within the sorting domain, followed by covalent anchoring to some some component of the (usually Gram-negative) cell surface. Many PEP-CTERM proteins exhibit an unusual sequence composition that includes large numbers of potential glycosylation sites. Expression of one such protein has been shown restore the ability of a bacterium to form floc, a type of biofilm.): MLVVDYLVPEPATILLLAIPCLFWRRLLGNR; the protein is encoded by the coding sequence ATGCTCGTCGTCGACTATCTCGTGCCCGAACCGGCCACCATCCTGCTCCTGGCGATCCCGTGCCTGTTCTGGCGGCGGCTCCTGGGCAACCGGTAA
- a CDS encoding DNRLRE domain-containing protein, protein MKTRSFSGRLAFVMIVLLCLPSAGRGDPFSIVALPDTQIYSQSYPETFTSQTQWIVDNQSTRNISFVTHLGDLVNVADDSTQWQNANASMNVLHGQVPYSACMGNHDVGSYYDSYFGPSRYSGMSWYGGGSTNSRNHYQTFSAGGYDFLHLNLQFAPDAGAISWAQSVLDANPGKQTIVSTHSYLDLGGYTSQGSSIWNSFVRSNSQIFMVLCGHMHGENQQVSTNDAGGKVIEMLSDYQTYSNGGDGYLRTLEFDAASSRINVQTYSPTKGEYLTDSDSQLSYDVTFGSTIQVNGFIEPPPDPPPAYTITLQQGISGYGGTVDTELKSADPDAVQGANASIKVDSYDGSSPGPTQGLVRFSGLVGDNAGRIRPGMNVTSAALTLNVTNEGSGLNAHRALVNWNESSTWNGTGAGIQADGVEAQAVADDSVGANNSGANVTEGTVTLDVTSSVAAWANGQTNRGWAILPFSSGTNGIVFDSSEDSNPLYRPKLTVIVEMDPSLSQVVFQNGRTGYSGTSDTELRQAAPDTSQASATGMTVDADDGGGKTQGLIRFDDLFGSDEGQVPYGSDIALARLILDITNPGSGFTLHRMLCGWDETDTWNSLGDGIQADDVEAMSIPELVIGANNDGGNVTNGLLQLDVTDTLRSWIDGEENWGWILLPLASGTNGIDFYSSEYTLNHRPMLVLDYAVPEPATILLMLIPCLLRRRLSE, encoded by the coding sequence ATGAAGACCAGATCGTTTTCTGGGCGGTTGGCGTTCGTTATGATCGTCCTGTTATGCCTTCCTTCAGCCGGTCGGGGCGATCCGTTCAGCATCGTGGCCCTGCCCGACACCCAAATCTACAGCCAGAGCTATCCCGAGACGTTCACCAGCCAGACCCAATGGATCGTCGATAACCAGTCCACCCGGAATATTTCCTTCGTGACCCATCTGGGCGATTTGGTCAACGTCGCCGACGATTCGACCCAGTGGCAGAACGCGAACGCCTCGATGAACGTCCTTCATGGACAGGTACCCTACAGCGCGTGCATGGGCAACCACGACGTCGGGTCGTACTACGACTCCTACTTCGGCCCTTCCCGCTACAGCGGCATGTCGTGGTACGGCGGAGGTTCAACGAATTCCCGGAACCACTATCAGACCTTCTCCGCCGGCGGCTACGACTTCCTGCACCTGAACCTTCAATTCGCTCCCGACGCCGGCGCAATCTCCTGGGCACAGTCCGTCCTGGATGCGAACCCCGGAAAACAGACGATCGTATCGACCCACTCGTACCTGGACCTTGGCGGCTACACGTCCCAGGGCTCCAGCATCTGGAACAGCTTCGTCAGGTCCAACTCGCAGATCTTCATGGTCCTCTGCGGCCACATGCACGGCGAAAACCAGCAGGTCTCGACCAACGACGCGGGCGGCAAGGTGATCGAGATGCTAAGCGATTACCAGACCTATTCCAACGGCGGCGACGGGTATCTGCGAACCCTGGAATTCGACGCCGCCAGCAGCCGGATCAACGTCCAGACCTACTCGCCGACCAAGGGGGAATACCTGACCGACTCGGACAGCCAACTCAGCTACGACGTAACGTTCGGCTCGACGATCCAGGTCAACGGATTCATCGAGCCGCCGCCGGACCCGCCACCCGCCTATACCATCACCCTCCAGCAGGGGATCAGCGGATACGGCGGCACGGTGGACACGGAGCTGAAGTCCGCCGACCCCGACGCGGTGCAAGGGGCCAATGCGTCGATCAAAGTGGACTCGTATGACGGCTCGTCCCCCGGGCCGACCCAGGGGCTCGTGCGGTTCAGCGGCCTGGTCGGCGACAATGCGGGCAGGATCAGGCCGGGGATGAACGTGACCTCAGCCGCGCTGACCCTCAACGTCACCAATGAGGGAAGCGGGCTCAACGCCCACCGCGCCCTTGTGAACTGGAACGAATCGTCGACGTGGAACGGGACGGGTGCGGGCATCCAAGCTGATGGCGTCGAGGCCCAAGCGGTTGCCGACGACTCCGTTGGCGCCAACAACTCCGGCGCAAACGTCACCGAGGGAACCGTAACGCTTGACGTGACGTCCAGCGTCGCCGCCTGGGCCAACGGCCAAACCAATCGCGGCTGGGCCATTCTACCGTTCTCAAGTGGAACGAACGGGATTGTCTTCGACTCCTCGGAAGACAGCAATCCGCTCTACCGGCCGAAGCTCACCGTCATCGTCGAAATGGACCCCTCGCTCTCGCAGGTGGTTTTCCAGAACGGGCGAACCGGATACTCCGGAACGTCGGACACCGAGCTGCGCCAGGCCGCTCCGGATACGAGCCAGGCGTCCGCAACCGGCATGACGGTTGACGCCGACGATGGCGGTGGCAAGACCCAGGGCCTGATCCGGTTTGACGATCTCTTCGGCTCCGACGAAGGGCAGGTCCCATACGGTTCGGATATCGCCCTGGCCAGACTCATCCTCGACATCACCAACCCCGGCAGCGGGTTCACTCTGCACCGGATGCTTTGCGGCTGGGATGAAACGGACACCTGGAACTCCCTCGGCGATGGGATCCAGGCCGACGACGTGGAGGCCATGTCCATCCCCGAGTTGGTCATCGGGGCCAACAACGACGGCGGGAACGTGACGAACGGGCTCCTCCAGCTCGACGTCACCGACACGCTGCGGAGCTGGATCGACGGCGAGGAGAACTGGGGATGGATCCTGCTTCCCCTGGCCAGCGGCACAAACGGGATCGATTTCTACAGCTCGGAATACACGCTGAATCACCGGCCGATGCTCGTCCTTGACTATGCGGTTCCCGAACCGGCCACCATCCTGCTCATGCTCATCCCATGCCTGCTGCGGCGAAGACTCTCTGAATAA